In one window of Pseudooceanicola aestuarii DNA:
- a CDS encoding acyl-CoA dehydrogenase family protein translates to MDLNFTPEEEAFRQEVRDFFKENLPDDIRDAVRDGKELTKDIMERYHAILNKKGWLATIWPKEFGGPGWGPVERHIFEEEGARAHAPRIVPFGLSMLGPVLQKFGSKEQQDYYLPRILNGDDWWCQGYSEPGAGSDLASLKTRAVRDGDEWVINGQKTWTTLGQHADWIFCLCRTDPDVKQQEGISFILVDMSTPGVEVRPIKLIEGGHEVNEVFFTDVRVPYGNLVGEENKGWTIAKYLLTHERTGIAGVGFSMQELEEVKALAQRVMRNGKPLSQDPLFAARIAQAEIDLEAMKITNLRMLFTAQKQGAPGPETSILKIKGTVINQEFKDLRRRALGPNAAPFPGSLADTNLDVAPQGNANNAARYFNNRKTSIFGGSNEIQRNILTKTMLGL, encoded by the coding sequence ATGGACCTGAATTTCACCCCCGAAGAAGAGGCCTTCCGCCAGGAAGTCCGCGATTTCTTCAAGGAGAACCTTCCCGATGACATCCGCGACGCGGTGCGCGACGGCAAGGAACTGACGAAGGATATCATGGAGCGCTATCACGCGATCCTGAACAAGAAAGGCTGGCTGGCCACGATCTGGCCCAAGGAATTCGGCGGCCCCGGCTGGGGCCCCGTCGAACGCCATATCTTCGAAGAGGAAGGCGCCCGCGCCCATGCCCCGCGCATCGTGCCCTTCGGGCTGTCGATGCTGGGTCCGGTGTTGCAGAAGTTCGGCAGCAAGGAACAGCAGGACTACTACCTGCCGCGCATCCTGAACGGTGACGACTGGTGGTGTCAGGGCTATTCCGAACCGGGCGCCGGGTCCGATCTGGCCTCCCTGAAAACCCGTGCCGTGCGAGATGGCGACGAATGGGTGATCAACGGCCAGAAGACCTGGACCACGCTCGGTCAGCACGCCGACTGGATCTTCTGCCTGTGCCGGACCGATCCGGATGTGAAGCAGCAGGAGGGCATCTCCTTCATCCTCGTCGACATGTCCACGCCCGGCGTCGAAGTGCGCCCGATCAAGCTGATCGAAGGCGGCCACGAGGTGAACGAAGTCTTCTTTACCGACGTGCGCGTGCCCTATGGCAACCTCGTGGGCGAGGAAAACAAGGGCTGGACCATCGCCAAGTACCTGCTGACCCACGAACGCACCGGCATCGCCGGCGTCGGCTTCTCAATGCAGGAGCTGGAGGAGGTCAAGGCACTGGCCCAACGTGTCATGCGCAATGGCAAGCCGCTGTCGCAGGATCCGCTGTTCGCCGCCCGCATCGCGCAGGCCGAAATCGACCTGGAAGCGATGAAGATCACCAACCTGCGGATGCTGTTCACCGCGCAGAAACAGGGCGCGCCGGGGCCGGAGACCTCGATCCTCAAGATCAAGGGTACGGTGATCAACCAGGAGTTCAAGGACCTGCGCCGTCGTGCGTTGGGCCCCAATGCCGCGCCTTTCCCCGGCAGCCTGGCCGATACCAATCTCGACGTTGCCCCGCAGGGCAATGCCAACAATGCCGCGCGCTATTTCAACAACCGCAAGACCTCCATCTTCGGTGGATCGAACGAGATCCAGCGCAACATCCTGACCAAGACCATGCTGGGGCTGTAA
- a CDS encoding 3-hydroxyacyl-CoA dehydrogenase NAD-binding domain-containing protein, with protein MGETIQVNDVTTIEQQGDIALICIDNPPVNATGLAVREGLQKALAQLNAEGSAKVIALYCAGRTFIAGADIREFGKPPQAPSLPDVIDAIEDSPLPVISVIHGTALGGGFEVAMGTHARIAIPGARIGLPEVLLGILPGAGGTQRLPRLAGIPFALDLAVSGRHVPVAEAQEKGAIDRIMEGAPRDVALKAAQEVLDGTLATRRTRDLTTDAADDAVSATLAMVTKKNPHLVNLQKCVESIAASTLPLADGLAVERQKFMECMETPQRSGMIHAFFGERAVSNIPEAKGATRDLKKIGVIGGGTMGSGISTSCLMAGIPVRLVEVAQDGLDRGVQTITKNLDGAVSRGKMSAEKRDAALAMLEPSLAMEDLADVDLVIEAVFEKMEIKKEIFGKLNTICKDGAILASNTSYLDVNEIAESTDRPQDVLGLHFFSPAHVMRLLEIVQGAKTADDVLATGFALAKKLKKVGVLAQVCDGFIGNRILGHYSKTASYLVLDGATPQQVDDALEAFGFAMGPHKVGDLAGLDIGYMTRQRKREEGMDPNERYAGRVADLIVEEGWKGRKTGKGYYVYDAGAPVPNEAVEDIIAKVRQENGITAKDFSDQEIVDRYMTAMIVEAARVVEDGTAKRPLDVDMVFLFGYGFPRFRGGPLHYADTIGAAELVKRIETYAKEDAHYWQVPAILRKMADEGTTFADLNG; from the coding sequence ATGGGCGAGACCATTCAGGTGAACGACGTAACCACGATCGAACAACAGGGCGATATCGCGCTGATCTGCATCGACAATCCGCCGGTCAACGCCACCGGCCTTGCGGTCCGCGAGGGCTTGCAGAAGGCCCTGGCGCAACTGAATGCCGAAGGCAGCGCCAAGGTCATCGCGCTGTATTGCGCCGGTCGTACCTTCATCGCAGGTGCCGATATCCGCGAATTCGGGAAACCGCCCCAGGCCCCCAGCCTGCCCGACGTGATCGACGCGATCGAGGACAGCCCCCTGCCTGTCATCTCCGTCATTCACGGCACCGCGCTGGGCGGCGGGTTCGAAGTTGCGATGGGCACACACGCTCGCATCGCCATTCCGGGCGCCAGGATCGGCCTGCCCGAAGTGTTGCTGGGCATCCTGCCCGGCGCCGGTGGCACGCAGCGTCTGCCGCGGTTGGCGGGCATCCCCTTTGCGCTGGATCTGGCCGTGTCGGGCCGCCACGTCCCCGTGGCCGAGGCGCAGGAAAAAGGCGCCATCGACCGCATCATGGAGGGCGCGCCGCGTGACGTCGCGCTGAAGGCGGCGCAGGAGGTCCTGGACGGCACCTTGGCCACGCGCCGCACCCGCGACCTGACGACGGACGCGGCGGATGACGCCGTCTCTGCCACGCTGGCGATGGTGACGAAGAAGAACCCGCACCTGGTGAACCTGCAAAAATGCGTCGAATCCATCGCCGCATCCACCCTGCCGCTGGCCGATGGCCTGGCGGTGGAGCGGCAGAAATTCATGGAATGCATGGAGACCCCGCAACGCTCCGGCATGATCCATGCGTTCTTTGGCGAGCGCGCCGTGTCCAATATCCCCGAAGCCAAGGGGGCGACCCGCGACCTGAAGAAGATCGGCGTGATCGGCGGCGGCACCATGGGGTCGGGCATCTCCACCTCCTGCCTGATGGCGGGCATTCCCGTGCGTCTGGTCGAGGTTGCGCAGGACGGGCTGGACCGGGGCGTGCAGACCATCACCAAGAACCTCGATGGCGCCGTCAGCCGGGGCAAGATGTCGGCGGAGAAACGCGATGCCGCGCTGGCCATGCTGGAACCCAGCCTGGCGATGGAAGACCTGGCCGATGTCGATCTGGTGATCGAGGCGGTGTTCGAGAAGATGGAGATCAAGAAGGAGATCTTCGGCAAGCTCAACACCATCTGCAAGGACGGTGCGATTCTGGCTTCCAACACCTCCTATCTGGACGTGAACGAGATCGCGGAATCCACTGACCGTCCGCAGGACGTTCTGGGCCTGCACTTCTTCTCCCCCGCGCATGTGATGCGCCTGCTGGAGATCGTGCAGGGCGCCAAGACCGCCGATGACGTGCTGGCCACCGGCTTTGCCCTGGCGAAGAAGTTGAAGAAGGTCGGCGTGCTGGCGCAGGTCTGCGACGGCTTCATCGGCAACCGCATTCTTGGTCACTATTCCAAGACGGCCAGCTACCTGGTGCTGGACGGCGCGACCCCGCAACAGGTGGATGACGCGCTGGAAGCCTTCGGCTTTGCCATGGGGCCGCACAAGGTCGGTGACCTGGCCGGGTTGGACATCGGGTACATGACCCGCCAGCGCAAGCGCGAAGAGGGGATGGACCCCAACGAACGCTATGCCGGGCGCGTCGCCGACCTGATCGTCGAAGAAGGCTGGAAAGGTCGCAAGACCGGCAAGGGGTACTACGTCTACGATGCCGGCGCGCCGGTCCCCAACGAGGCCGTCGAAGACATCATTGCCAAGGTCCGCCAGGAGAACGGCATCACGGCCAAGGATTTTTCCGACCAGGAGATCGTTGACCGCTACATGACCGCGATGATCGTCGAAGCCGCCCGCGTGGTGGAAGACGGCACCGCCAAACGCCCGCTGGACGTCGATATGGTCTTCCTGTTCGGCTACGGCTTCCCCCGGTTCCGGGGCGGGCCGCTGCATTACGCGGATACGATCGGCGCGGCAGAGCTGGTGAAGCGGATCGAAACCTACGCCAAGGAAGACGCCCATTACTGGCAGGTTCCCGCGATCCTGCGCAAGATGGCCGACGAGGGCACCACCTTCGCGGATCTGAACGGTTAA
- the ade gene encoding adenine deaminase has translation MTRRPLSDRIAQGRGDAPADLVLRGGRVLDLITGALMEGDVAICGDMIVGTCDSYEGRQIIDMTGQILVPGFIDTHLHIESSMVTPHEFDRCVAPRGVTTAICDPHEIANVAGVPGLEYFLACAVQTVMDIRVNLSSCVPSSHMETAGARIEAADLSPLMDHPQVIGLAEVMNYPGVIHRDPGIMAKLALFEGRHMDGHCPQLSGRDLNAYVAAGIRTEHEATTAEEAREKLQKGMRVLIREGSVSKDLEALHPLLTDLTAPYMCLCTDDRNPLDIAEHGHLDHMIRTLIARGCPPLAVYRAASLSAAEAFGLKDRGLIAPGKRADIVALPDLEDCRASAVIAGGQVVGDAAFAARATTAPIARASVNAPHVSAAQFRTVANRSATDVIGILPGKIITEHLREEIALTDGDKRPDPARDLARIAVIERHGQNGNIATGFVRGFGIARGAIASTVCHDHHNIAVVGVDYDDMALAANRLGKIEGGFVVVRDGQVTAELALPVAGLMSLDPFEAVHERLIALRAAARDLDVTLEEPFLQLAFLALPVIPALKITDRGMVDVTSFEIIPG, from the coding sequence ATGACCCGCAGACCGCTTTCCGATCGTATCGCACAGGGGCGCGGGGATGCGCCTGCCGATCTGGTCTTGCGCGGGGGGCGGGTGCTGGACCTGATCACCGGCGCGCTGATGGAGGGCGACGTGGCGATCTGCGGTGACATGATCGTCGGCACCTGTGACAGCTACGAGGGGCGGCAGATCATCGACATGACCGGGCAGATCCTGGTCCCCGGTTTCATCGACACGCATCTGCATATCGAAAGCTCGATGGTCACGCCGCATGAATTCGACCGCTGCGTTGCCCCGCGCGGGGTGACCACCGCGATCTGCGACCCGCATGAGATCGCCAATGTGGCGGGGGTGCCGGGGCTGGAATACTTCCTGGCCTGCGCGGTGCAGACGGTGATGGACATCCGGGTGAACCTGTCCTCCTGCGTGCCGTCCTCGCATATGGAAACCGCCGGTGCCCGGATCGAGGCGGCGGATCTGTCCCCCCTGATGGATCATCCGCAGGTCATCGGCCTGGCCGAGGTGATGAACTACCCGGGCGTGATCCACCGCGATCCCGGCATCATGGCGAAACTGGCGCTGTTCGAGGGGCGGCATATGGATGGCCATTGCCCACAGCTTTCGGGGCGCGACCTGAACGCCTATGTCGCCGCAGGGATCAGGACGGAGCACGAGGCAACCACTGCCGAAGAAGCGCGGGAAAAGTTGCAGAAGGGGATGCGCGTGCTGATCCGCGAAGGCTCGGTCAGCAAGGATCTGGAGGCGCTGCACCCGCTGCTGACCGATCTGACGGCGCCCTACATGTGCCTGTGCACGGATGACCGCAATCCGCTGGATATCGCCGAACACGGCCATCTGGATCACATGATACGGACCCTGATCGCGCGCGGCTGCCCGCCGCTGGCCGTCTACCGCGCCGCCAGCCTTTCGGCGGCGGAGGCTTTTGGCCTCAAGGATCGTGGGCTGATCGCGCCGGGCAAACGCGCCGATATCGTCGCCCTGCCGGACCTGGAGGATTGCCGAGCCAGCGCGGTGATCGCGGGCGGGCAGGTGGTGGGGGATGCCGCCTTTGCCGCGCGCGCCACCACCGCGCCGATCGCCCGTGCCTCCGTCAACGCGCCGCATGTCTCGGCGGCGCAGTTCCGGACCGTCGCCAACCGCAGCGCCACCGACGTGATCGGGATCCTGCCCGGCAAGATCATCACCGAACATCTGCGGGAAGAGATCGCCCTCACCGATGGCGACAAGCGCCCCGACCCGGCGCGCGATCTGGCACGCATCGCGGTGATCGAACGGCACGGGCAGAATGGCAACATCGCCACCGGCTTTGTGCGCGGTTTCGGTATCGCGCGCGGGGCCATCGCCTCGACCGTCTGTCATGATCACCACAACATAGCCGTTGTGGGGGTGGATTACGACGACATGGCGCTGGCCGCCAATCGTCTGGGCAAGATCGAGGGCGGGTTCGTCGTGGTGCGGGACGGGCAGGTCACCGCCGAACTGGCCCTGCCCGTCGCCGGGTTGATGAGCCTGGACCCGTTCGAGGCGGTGCATGAACGGCTGATCGCCCTGCGCGCCGCAGCCCGCGACCTGGATGTCACCCTGGAAGAACCGTTCCTGCAACTCGCTTTCCTTGCGCTGCCGGTGATCCCGGCGCTGAAGATCACCGATCGCGGCATGGTGGACGTCACAAGCTTCGAGATCATTCCCGGTTGA